GCTGTAAACTATAATACTCCAGTACATTTTTGTAGTCTGTCATAATATAGCTGAATATATATTCCGAGATTTGTACTTTATGTACGCCGCGTGCATTCGTCAATATAATATTTCTCTCTTTAATGGTTTCAAGTGGCAGTTTGTTGACACCAGCAGCATACCACGCGATCCACTTTAAGTTCGGGCATTGTGAGAGAAATGCTTCATCAACTCGTCCATCATGCGAAATTAATATATCCATACTTTCCTTATCTTCTTCAGTCATATCTTTTAGCGCAATTGATCTAAATGAATGCTCAGGATACTGTGCTATAAGAGTATCCAATATTTCCCCAAGCTTTACATTCGAAATAATGTTCATCTATTTATCTCCTTGCAATACCTTTTTGATATCTTCCATCTGTGTCTTTACTTTAACCCCATCAAACACTTCAATGATACGTGTATCGTCATCTAGAATAATCGTTGTTCTTACAATTCCCATCGATTCTTTACCGAATGATTTCTTCAGTCTGTATATACCTAGCTGTTCTGAAAACGTATAATCTTCATCGACAAGCAGATCGAATTTCAAATTGTGCTTATTAATAAAGTTCGTATGCTTTACTTTACTGTCTCCACTAACACCATATACTTGTGCATCCAGCTCATTAAGTACATCAAGGTTATCATTGAAATCGCATGCTTGCGTTGTACATGTTGGTGTATTGTCTCTCGGATAGAAGTATAGCACCGTCTTCTTACCGAACAGATCTTGATTTGTTATGATGTCCCCATGTTGATTCTCCATTTTAAAATCAGGCAATAGCATTCCTTTTTCTAACATAAATAACACTCCATCCTCAAATATTATATAAGTATATGATAGTATAGTAGACGAAAATACTAAACAAAAGAGGTCGATAAAATGAACTTTAATAATTCTGAAGCAATACAAAAACGCGCAAATGCCGCAATTCTCGGTGGTGTGAACTCTCCTTCACGTTCTTACAAGGCAGTGGGTGGCGGTGCTCCAGTAGTGATGAAACGTGGTGAAGGTGCTTACTTCTACGATGTTGATGGTAACAAATATATTGATTATCTTGCAGCATACGGTCCGATCATTACAGGACATGCGCATCCTCATATTACTGAAGCGATTAAGCGTGCAGCTGAAAATGGTGTATTATATGGTACTCCGACTGAACACGAAGTTGTGTTCGCCGAAATGTTGCAAGAAGCAATCCCATCATTAGAAAAAGTCCGCTTCGTAAACTCAGGGACTGAAGCCGTGATGACAACGATTCGTGTTGCACGTGCATATACTGGAAGAGATAAGATTATCAAATTTGCAGGATGTTATCATGGCCATTCAGATTTAGTGCTTGTAGCAGCAGGTAGCGGTCCTTCACAACTTGGTACTCCCGACTCAGCAGGCGTACCAAAAAGCGTCGCTCAAGAAGTGATCACTGTTCCGTTTAATGATATCGAACAATTTAAAGAAGCATTCCATCACTTCGGCGATCAGATTGCGGGTGTATTAGTAGAACCTATCGTCGGGAATTTCGGTATAGTTGAACCACACGAAGGATTTCTAGAAGCAGTGAATGAAGTGGCGCATAGTCACGGGGCGCTTGTTATCTATGATGAAGTTATCACTGCATTCCGCTTCTGCTACGGGGGTGCACAAGATATGCTTGGCGTTAAACCTGACTTGACCGCTTTCGGTAAAGTTATCGGTGGCGGCTTACCAATTGGTGCATATGGGGGTCGTCAAGATATTATGGAGCATGTTGCGCCTCTTGGACCAACATACCAGGCAGGTACGATGGCAGGTAATCCATTAAGTATGCAGGCAGGTATCGCACTACTTGAAGTGATTAAAGCTGAAGGAACTTATGAATATCTCGATAAACTCGGCGAGATGCTCGAGAATGGCATTAATGAACTGATTGAAAAATACAATATTAAAGCTAATATTAATCGTCTTAAAGGGGCTATGACCATCTACTTCACAGATGAAAAAGTAGAGAACTATGAACAAGCAGAAGCGACCGATGGAGAAGCTTTCGCTAAATTCTTCAAACTGATGCTGCATCAAGGAATCAACCTTGCG
Above is a window of Macrococcoides canis DNA encoding:
- a CDS encoding peroxiredoxin, with product MLEKGMLLPDFKMENQHGDIITNQDLFGKKTVLYFYPRDNTPTCTTQACDFNDNLDVLNELDAQVYGVSGDSKVKHTNFINKHNLKFDLLVDEDYTFSEQLGIYRLKKSFGKESMGIVRTTIILDDDTRIIEVFDGVKVKTQMEDIKKVLQGDK
- a CDS encoding glutamate-1-semialdehyde 2,1-aminomutase, which gives rise to MNFNNSEAIQKRANAAILGGVNSPSRSYKAVGGGAPVVMKRGEGAYFYDVDGNKYIDYLAAYGPIITGHAHPHITEAIKRAAENGVLYGTPTEHEVVFAEMLQEAIPSLEKVRFVNSGTEAVMTTIRVARAYTGRDKIIKFAGCYHGHSDLVLVAAGSGPSQLGTPDSAGVPKSVAQEVITVPFNDIEQFKEAFHHFGDQIAGVLVEPIVGNFGIVEPHEGFLEAVNEVAHSHGALVIYDEVITAFRFCYGGAQDMLGVKPDLTAFGKVIGGGLPIGAYGGRQDIMEHVAPLGPTYQAGTMAGNPLSMQAGIALLEVIKAEGTYEYLDKLGEMLENGINELIEKYNIKANINRLKGAMTIYFTDEKVENYEQAEATDGEAFAKFFKLMLHQGINLAPSKYEAWFITIAHTEQDIKDTLIAVENSFKQM